DNA from Candidatus Campbellbacteria bacterium:
TTCCTCAGTATTTTCTTGCAATGAAATTTGGAGTGCTTTTCGGTATGCAACACGGAGTTCGGTTGACACGTGTACTTGAGCAATTCCTGACACAATGACCGCAAGGTAGTCCTCGTCCGATGTTCCAGAGCCTCCGTGAAGCACGAGCGGAATACTCACGGCATCTGCAATCTCTTTCACACGCGAAGGATTAAGACGTGGATCCATACCACTCTTCAATGTCCCATGAATAGTGCCAACAGCTGGGGCGAGTAAGTCCACCCCTGTTTCGTCAACAAACCGTTTCGCGTCTTCTGCGGTTGTCATCATGTCATCAGTTACCGCGGCGCCCACAGGAAGTACATCAAGAAGTTGCGAGCCAACACCAATAAAACCAAGTTCTCCTTCAACCAATGTTGTGTCTCCTTTTGATTGCGCATAGGCAACACACTCTTTTGTCTTGGCGATGTTTTCTTCAAAAGAAAGCTGGGCCCCGTCAAAAATAACACTATCAAATCCGGCATCAATTGCCTCTTTAACACGTTCGACACTGTATGTGTGATCGGCATTGAGATATATATCATGTTCAGTATCTTCGCGAAGTGTTTTCACTAACGCAACGAGTTCTTTCACACCAAACGCATCTCGTTCCCCTTCTGATGCTCCAATGATGACAGGGAGGCGCACATCTTTGGCGGCGTTCACAATTGCTTGCACCATTTCTATGTTTGCAACATTAAAATGTCCGATGGCATACTTACCTTTCTGTGCCTCATTAATTGTTTCGCGTAGAGTTTTCATCCCATAATTCTATCATAAAACATGTAGCGTGTAGCACATAACAAAAATAGCGCTTGTTACATGTTGCGTGTTACATGTTGCGTGTTACCTGCTGCGTGTTACATGCTATGTGTTACATGCTCTATCCCCTGTGCTATCATATCCCCATGACCTACGACCTTATCGCCATTGGCGACACAGTAACCGACGAGTTTATTGAACTAGAAGATGTACGTATTGACACGAAACGTGACCCCGAAGACAAGGGGTATCAGGAGATTTGTTTTCGATTTGGAGACAAGGTGTCATATAAAAACCTGACTGTAGTACATGCGGTCGGCAACGCGGCAAATGCCGCTGTATCAGCAACTCGGCTTGGCCTAACGACCGCATTCGTCAGTGATGTTGGGGATGATGAGCTTGGAACAAAAATACTTGAAACACTCACTGGGCACAATGTATCAACATCGTTCATTCGTATACACGAAGACATGCTGAGCAATCACCACTATGTTTTACACTATGGACCAGAGCGAACCATTCTAATCAAACATCAACCATATCCGTACGCACTCCCCGACATTGGAGAACCGACATGGTTATATCTTTCGTCTCTCGCAGACCACTCTCTGGACTATCATCACGAAATCGCGCGGTATCTGGAAGCACATCCATCAATTAAACTTGCATTTCAACCGGGAACATTTCAGATTAAACTCGGAGCAAAAGAATTATCCGACATATATGCACGCACGCACATTTTCTTTTGCAACCGCGAGGAGGCGGGTAGAATTTTAGAAACACCAGAAATCAACGACATCAAAAAACTTTTGAAAGATGTCTCTGCTCTCGGACCAAAGGTGGTAGTCATTACGGACGGACCAAATGGTGCATATGCGTACGATTCACAAAACGGCGAGATGCTCTCGGTTACCATGTACCCAGACCCAAAACCACCAGTTGACCGCACGGGGGCTGGAGATGCGTTTGCTTCAACGGTTGTTTCTGCGCTTGTTCTTGAAAAACCTTTGTCTGAAGCGCTTTTGTGGGGACCTATTAACTCCATGTCAGTTGTGCAATACATTGGCGCACAAGCAGGACTCCTCTCACGTGAACAACTGGAAAAACATCTTGCCGAAGCTCCTGCGGACTACAGGGTTGAGAAGCTCTAGATTGAGTTCATCCAGAACTTACTTGAGCTGGCTCCCACCACTTGGTTTGGAGGTAGAGTAAATGCTA
Protein-coding regions in this window:
- a CDS encoding carbohydrate kinase family protein, with protein sequence MTYDLIAIGDTVTDEFIELEDVRIDTKRDPEDKGYQEICFRFGDKVSYKNLTVVHAVGNAANAAVSATRLGLTTAFVSDVGDDELGTKILETLTGHNVSTSFIRIHEDMLSNHHYVLHYGPERTILIKHQPYPYALPDIGEPTWLYLSSLADHSLDYHHEIARYLEAHPSIKLAFQPGTFQIKLGAKELSDIYARTHIFFCNREEAGRILETPEINDIKKLLKDVSALGPKVVVITDGPNGAYAYDSQNGEMLSVTMYPDPKPPVDRTGAGDAFASTVVSALVLEKPLSEALLWGPINSMSVVQYIGAQAGLLSREQLEKHLAEAPADYRVEKL
- a CDS encoding class II fructose-bisphosphate aldolase encodes the protein MKTLRETINEAQKGKYAIGHFNVANIEMVQAIVNAAKDVRLPVIIGASEGERDAFGVKELVALVKTLREDTEHDIYLNADHTYSVERVKEAIDAGFDSVIFDGAQLSFEENIAKTKECVAYAQSKGDTTLVEGELGFIGVGSQLLDVLPVGAAVTDDMMTTAEDAKRFVDETGVDLLAPAVGTIHGTLKSGMDPRLNPSRVKEIADAVSIPLVLHGGSGTSDEDYLAVIVSGIAQVHVSTELRVAYRKALQISLQENTEELAPYKYTKQAVLAVQDIVEKRLKLFAGR